One Rattus norvegicus strain BN/NHsdMcwi chromosome 20, GRCr8, whole genome shotgun sequence DNA segment encodes these proteins:
- the Psmb9 gene encoding proteasome subunit beta type-9: MLQAGAPTAGSFRTGEVHTGTTIMAVEFDGGVVVGSDSRVSAGAAVVNRVFDKLSPLHQRIYCALSGSAADAQAIADMAAYQLELHGLELEEPPLVLAAANIVKNISYKYREDLLAHLMVAGWDQREGGQVYGTMGGMLIRQPFAIGGSGSTYIYGYVDAAYKPGMTPEECRRFTTDAITLAMNRDGSSGGVIYLVTITADGVDHRVILGDELPKFYDE; this comes from the exons ACAACCATCATGGCTGTGGAATTTGACGGGGGTGTCGTGGTGGGCTCTGATTCCCGAGTGTCAGCGGG AGCAGCCGTAGTGAACCGCGTGTTTGACAAGCTCTCCCCTCTGCACCAGCGCATCTACTGTGCCCTCTCGGGTTCCGCTGCTGATGCCCAAGCCATAGCGGACATGGCCGCCTACCAGCTGGAGCTGCACGG GTTGGAACTGGAGGAGCCGCCCCTTGTTCTGGCTGCTGCAAACATAGTGAAGAACATCTCCTACAAGTACCGCGAGGACTTGTTAGCGCATCTCATGGTAGCTGGTTGGGACCAACGTGAGGGGGGCCAG GTGTATGGAACCATGGGAGGGATGCTAATTCGACAGCCCTTTGCAATCGGTGGTTCCGGAAGCACCTATATTTACGGTTATGTGGACGCAGCTTATAAACCAGGCATGACCCCCGAGGAGTGCCGGCGTTTCACCACAGACG cCATCACTCTGGCCATGAACCGAGATGGCTCCAGTGGGGGTGTCATCTACCTGGTCACCATTACAGCTGATGGTGTGGACCATCGCGTCATCCTGGGAGACGAGCTGCCAAAATTCTACGATGAGTGA